In Fimbriimonadaceae bacterium, the genomic window CGCCCCGTTGTCGAAGGTCAGGGTCGTAAGCGAATAGTCGCCCAGTGGCGGATCGGTTACCGAATCGTCGTGGAGGTCGCCCGGCACCCCCGCCAGAACGGACCTGGCGTACAGGGACTTCACCTCGCCAAGCGTCCATCGGAGCCAGTCAAAGTCGTGGATCACGAGGTCGAGAAGGACGCCACCCGACCGGTCGAAGTCGAAGAACCAGCGTGCCGTTTCCCGGCTGGGTCCGGCGCCGCCGCGACGGGTTCTCGCTGCACCGGGAGTTCCGACAGCTCCCTGCTTAACCAAATCGTGACCGGTTCGGAACTCAGGGAAGTAGCGGACGACCTGCCCCACCATCAGCTTGAGTCGTGCCTTGCTTGCGGCTTCCAGAATCGCGGTCCCTTCTGCGAGTGTCTTCGCCAACGGCTTCTCCAGGAAGACATGCTTGCCCTTGCCAATGGCTCGAAGTGCCGCCTCGGCATGAAGGTCGGTGGGCAGGCACACATCAATGGCATCGCTAGCCTGCAGCAGCGCCTCCTCCGTTGCCACAGTGTCGATATCCAGACCCTTGGCTACCGCCTGAGCTTTCTCCTTGTCGATATCGAAGAGCCGCACCTCGACCCCTGGCATCCGCTTATACTGGCTGGCGTGGCGTGAACCCATTCCGCCCGCACCTAGGACTCCAACCCGAATCATGCATTGGGTTTTACCCATCCGCCAAACTGGGCGTATGGTGGTAGCGATTTGTCTGGGGATCGGCCTCTTGGCCGGCGTCTGCGGCGGGCTGTTTGGAATCGGCGGTGGCCTGGTGATCG contains:
- the iolG_6 gene encoding Myo-inositol 2-dehydrogenase, with amino-acid sequence MGKTQCMIRVGVLGAGGMGSRHASQYKRMPGVEVRLFDIDKEKAQAVAKGLDIDTVATEEALLQASDAIDVCLPTDLHAEAALRAIGKGKHVFLEKPLAKTLAEGTAILEAASKARLKLMVGQVVRYFPEFRTGHDLVKQGAVGTPGAARTRRGGAGPSRETARWFFDFDRSGGVLLDLVIHDFDWLRWTLGEVKSLYARSVLAGVPGDLHDDSVTDPPLGDYSLTTLTFDNGAIAHVEGSWMDAGPFRTAYEVCGSNGMIEFDSSKVPTLRSQVAGGGTTEAPLLPGDDPYFGELSDFIRAIEGDTEPPVTGLDGWMALSIALAAVESAKTGKPVAPARAI